One Massilia sp. 9096 genomic window carries:
- a CDS encoding protein-glutamate O-methyltransferase CheR — MNLRALIKQSAGLDLAEAALERALRDLRQRGANDAGAAGAGAAPAPGTAQFDALLDLVVVPESWMLRDPAVFAAALDFVQRRLAQRPGVALRILSLPCAGGEEPYSMALTLADAGIGPERCRIDGFDLSRGAIERAHLGRYTRNAFRSADLAFRERWFTVEGDEYLIDPQLRAYVNFQQANLFALGAQGAHGGYDLVLCRNLLIYFDDADQGRAAQAIAAVLADDGLLLSGYAETPAFCRHGYTPAPQGPVFALHKAAAPVGGHAPTPARAPAPARLRVPARVRPAAPRVAPEPSRQPAAAAAPVAPELLARAQRLADAGQLAEAQADCRAVLALHPAHADAWFLLGLTSDCAGDVRAAERYWRRCLYLQPDHYAALCSLALLHEQRGDGARGASLRQRAARVFAAGGKGGGGQP; from the coding sequence ATGAACCTGCGCGCACTGATCAAGCAAAGCGCCGGCCTCGACCTGGCCGAGGCCGCGCTCGAACGCGCGCTGCGCGACTTGCGCCAGCGCGGCGCCAACGATGCCGGCGCTGCCGGCGCGGGTGCGGCGCCGGCGCCCGGCACGGCGCAATTCGACGCCCTGCTCGACCTGGTGGTGGTGCCCGAGTCGTGGATGCTGCGCGACCCGGCCGTATTCGCGGCCGCGCTCGACTTCGTGCAGCGGCGCCTGGCGCAGCGGCCCGGCGTCGCGCTGCGCATCCTGTCCCTGCCCTGCGCGGGCGGCGAGGAACCGTATTCGATGGCGCTGACGCTGGCCGACGCCGGCATCGGGCCGGAGCGCTGCCGCATCGACGGCTTCGACCTGTCGCGCGGCGCCATCGAACGCGCCCATCTGGGGCGCTACACGCGCAACGCCTTCCGCAGCGCCGACCTGGCCTTCCGCGAACGCTGGTTCACGGTTGAGGGCGACGAGTACCTGATCGATCCGCAGCTGCGCGCCTACGTGAACTTCCAGCAGGCCAACCTGTTCGCGCTGGGCGCGCAAGGCGCGCACGGCGGCTACGACCTGGTCTTGTGCCGCAACCTGCTGATCTACTTCGACGACGCCGACCAAGGGCGCGCCGCGCAGGCGATCGCCGCCGTGCTGGCCGACGACGGCCTGCTGCTGTCGGGCTATGCCGAGACCCCGGCGTTTTGCCGCCATGGCTACACGCCGGCGCCGCAAGGGCCCGTGTTCGCGCTGCACAAGGCCGCCGCGCCCGTGGGCGGGCATGCGCCCACGCCCGCTCGCGCGCCCGCGCCCGCCCGCCTGCGCGTGCCCGCGCGCGTGAGGCCGGCGGCGCCGCGCGTCGCGCCCGAGCCGTCACGGCAGCCGGCGGCGGCGGCGGCGCCGGTCGCACCCGAGCTGCTGGCGCGCGCCCAGCGCCTGGCCGATGCCGGCCAGCTGGCCGAGGCGCAAGCCGATTGCCGCGCCGTGCTGGCCCTGCACCCCGCGCACGCCGACGCCTGGTTCCTGCTCGGCTTGACCAGCGACTGCGCCGGCGACGTCCGCGCCGCCGAACGCTACTGGCGGCGCTGCCTGTACCTGCAGCCCGACCACTACGCGGCCTTGTGCAGCCTGGCGCTGCTGCACGAGCAGCGCGGCGATGGCGCGCGCGGCGCCAGCCTGCGCCAGCGCGCGGCGCGCGTGTTTGCCGCCGGCGGCAAAGGTGGTGGAGGCCAGCCATGA
- a CDS encoding chemotaxis protein CheW, with the protein MFYIGPGRFALPLSAVERVLPLARLAPLPGAPYFVPGLLDLHGEAIPVIDLSRLAGTPPDAVRYDTRILLVEVPALGRMRRLGLQAEHVAGVLELAAEPFAPGVVAAPWLGALARGAAPAPGLDGGLLQLLDPARLLAPETEALLFGETGAP; encoded by the coding sequence GTGTTTTACATCGGACCCGGGCGCTTTGCCTTGCCTTTGAGCGCGGTCGAGCGCGTGCTGCCGCTGGCGCGCCTTGCGCCGCTGCCGGGCGCGCCGTATTTCGTGCCCGGCCTGCTCGACCTGCACGGCGAGGCGATTCCCGTGATCGACCTGTCGCGCCTGGCCGGCACGCCGCCCGATGCGGTGCGCTACGACACGCGCATCCTGCTGGTCGAGGTGCCGGCGCTGGGCAGGATGCGCCGCCTGGGGCTGCAGGCCGAACATGTCGCCGGCGTGCTCGAACTGGCCGCTGAACCGTTCGCTCCGGGCGTCGTGGCGGCGCCCTGGCTGGGCGCGCTGGCGCGCGGCGCGGCTCCGGCGCCAGGGCTGGACGGCGGCCTGCTGCAGCTGCTCGATCCGGCGCGCCTGCTGGCGCCCGAGACCGAGGCGCTGCTGTTCGGCGAGACGGGCGCGCCATGA
- a CDS encoding methyl-accepting chemotaxis protein yields MFRNSSIKTKLSLGLGTIVTLSLLVLALAYDHYARLSAANRWDRHTLEVLLETNHVSTAVLQIQSSTRGFLLTGNDELLAPIQADYAGARQHVERALALTVDNPPQQERITRLQAMLADWMAHAIQPNIDARRRLGDAGPVTITPEINKKVLAGSSAMSGIRSLVAEVEADESRLRAARNEESSSRDQRMAAVLIGGALASVVLGALVAGGLLASVSRPLASLLQAARGIAGGQVGARAEVLSEDELGRLAQEFNRMAQAIEDSQAKELAASNALRAKVGALLAVVSKAARGDLTGTSGVHGEDAIGRLGEGVEAMVGNLRSLLTNVQRAGIQVTASATQIAASARQQEATGIEQAQTSVEVLSTTKEISANTAQLLRTMEEATEVADYTTAAAAEAQDNLKRMDQSMHQMVAATDTIGAKLAALSEKASNINSVLTTITKVADQTNILSLNAAIEAEKAGEAGRGFAVVASEIRRLADQTSVSTWDIEQMLKDMQSAVSASVMGMDKFSEEIRRSVDEAHRVASQLSEMVDQVRQLAPRFDLVLQGMQSQAVGATQISETMMQLSDASQQTVDSLKATSEAVHQLQYAAGDLQQSVATFSVST; encoded by the coding sequence ATGTTTCGCAATTCGAGCATCAAGACCAAACTCAGCCTCGGTCTGGGCACGATCGTCACGCTGAGTCTGCTGGTGCTCGCCCTCGCCTACGATCACTACGCCCGCCTGTCCGCCGCCAACCGCTGGGACCGCCACACGCTGGAGGTACTGCTCGAGACCAACCACGTCTCGACCGCGGTGCTGCAGATCCAGTCGTCGACGCGCGGCTTCCTGCTTACCGGCAACGACGAACTGCTGGCCCCGATCCAGGCCGACTACGCGGGCGCGCGCCAGCACGTCGAGCGCGCGCTCGCGCTCACGGTCGACAACCCGCCCCAGCAGGAGCGCATCACGCGCCTGCAGGCCATGCTGGCCGACTGGATGGCGCATGCGATCCAGCCCAACATCGACGCCCGCCGCCGCCTCGGCGACGCCGGTCCGGTCACGATCACGCCCGAGATCAACAAGAAGGTGCTGGCCGGCAGCAGCGCGATGAGCGGCATCCGCAGCCTGGTCGCCGAGGTCGAGGCCGACGAGAGCCGCCTGCGGGCCGCACGCAACGAGGAATCGAGCTCGCGCGACCAGCGCATGGCGGCCGTGCTGATCGGCGGCGCGCTGGCCAGCGTGGTGCTGGGCGCGCTGGTCGCCGGGGGCCTGCTGGCCTCGGTGTCGCGGCCGCTGGCCAGCCTGCTGCAAGCGGCGCGCGGGATCGCGGGCGGACAGGTGGGCGCGCGCGCCGAGGTGCTGTCCGAGGACGAACTGGGCCGCCTGGCGCAGGAATTCAACCGCATGGCCCAGGCCATCGAAGACAGCCAGGCCAAGGAGCTGGCCGCGAGCAACGCGCTGCGCGCCAAGGTCGGCGCCCTGCTCGCCGTGGTCTCGAAAGCCGCGCGCGGCGACCTGACCGGCACCAGCGGCGTGCACGGCGAGGATGCCATCGGGCGCCTCGGCGAAGGCGTGGAGGCGATGGTCGGCAACCTGCGCAGCCTGCTCACCAATGTGCAGCGCGCCGGCATCCAGGTGACCGCCTCGGCGACCCAGATCGCGGCCTCGGCGCGCCAGCAGGAAGCCACCGGCATCGAGCAGGCCCAGACCAGCGTCGAGGTGCTCTCGACCACCAAGGAGATCTCGGCCAACACCGCCCAGCTGCTGCGCACGATGGAGGAAGCGACCGAGGTCGCCGACTACACCACCGCCGCCGCCGCCGAGGCCCAGGACAACCTCAAGCGCATGGACCAGAGCATGCACCAGATGGTGGCGGCGACCGACACCATCGGCGCCAAGCTGGCCGCGCTGTCCGAAAAAGCCAGCAACATCAACAGCGTGCTGACCACGATCACCAAGGTCGCGGACCAGACCAACATCCTGTCGCTGAACGCCGCGATCGAAGCCGAAAAGGCCGGCGAGGCCGGGCGCGGCTTCGCGGTCGTGGCCAGCGAGATCCGGCGCCTGGCCGACCAGACCTCGGTCTCGACCTGGGACATCGAGCAGATGCTCAAGGATATGCAGTCGGCGGTGTCGGCCAGCGTGATGGGCATGGACAAGTTTTCGGAGGAGATCCGGCGCAGCGTCGACGAGGCGCACCGCGTGGCCTCGCAACTGTCCGAGATGGTGGACCAGGTGCGCCAGCTGGCGCCGCGCTTCGACCTGGTGCTGCAGGGGATGCAGTCGCAGGCGGTCGGCGCCACGCAGATCTCGGAGACGATGATGCAGCTGTCCGACGCCAGCCAGCAGACCGTGGACTCGCTCAAGGCCACCAGCGAGGCGGTGCACCAGCTGCAGTATGCCGCCGGCGACCTGCAGCAATCGGTCGCGACCTTCTCGGTCAGCACCTAG
- a CDS encoding catecholate siderophore receptor Fiu → MTTTQNTIRSRKHAALPRSAGAGAALALLMLPFAAHAAEPVAPAGTAAATSQERSDSDDHARRDGDHDREHDRDHRAQRVHVVGERENDFKADHPQSAKYTEKLVDTPQSIIVIKKELFEQQGATTLTEALRNTPGVGTFFLGENGSTNTGDAIYLRGFDTSGSLFVDGIRDIGSISRDIFNIEQIDVLKGPAGTDTGRSAPTGSINLDTKQPQLRSFADASLQAGTQTARGAADLNQVIDRERGIAFRLNALDQDNGNPARDFVRDKRWAVAPSLAFGLRGPTRLYLDFLHVKQDNRPDGGVPTVGLPGYSSPDPKRPFIAAAPMVDPDNFYGELSDYDHVKADMATAILEHEFRDGLRLRSTTRYGKTKQDYLLSSFMSSATTVATPSADPSTWTFTRTLRTVKDQENKVLANQTTLTADFSTGALRHTLVSGLDLVSEKQKNYGYLGAGVLLPSNFYHPDPNAPVGGLNLVRSGARTQGQIDTESAYFLDTIKLGEQWLFGASVRIDHFDTNYDAVTLATATANPTLPAGTPVPSHIELSDNLVSGKVSGLYKPTENSSVYALWATSKNPPGSNLTLSASANSAANPIYQPQVSTTTEIGGKLELMHHKLGLNAALYRTDVKNDVEQDPVTLLYFQSGRKRVQGVELSATGEITKAWSVNAGYAYMDTSVEAGKVVTASGENNLSYTPKQSFTSWTTYAFPFGLKVGGGVRYQGRLLRGTDGAVGTPAYADAYTVVDAMASYRVARWLDLQLNLYNLFDTRYVAAINKSGYRYTPGAPRWASVTANFHF, encoded by the coding sequence ATGACCACGACCCAGAACACGATCCGCAGCCGCAAACATGCCGCCTTGCCGCGCAGCGCCGGTGCCGGCGCCGCCCTGGCGCTGCTGATGCTGCCGTTCGCCGCGCACGCGGCCGAGCCGGTGGCGCCTGCCGGCACCGCCGCCGCCACGTCCCAGGAACGCAGCGACAGCGACGACCACGCGCGCCGCGATGGCGACCACGACCGCGAGCATGACCGCGACCATCGCGCCCAGCGCGTGCACGTCGTCGGCGAGCGCGAAAACGACTTCAAGGCCGACCACCCGCAGTCGGCCAAGTACACCGAAAAGCTGGTCGACACCCCGCAGAGCATCATCGTGATCAAGAAGGAGCTGTTCGAGCAGCAGGGCGCGACCACGCTGACCGAGGCGCTGCGCAACACACCCGGCGTGGGCACCTTCTTCCTTGGCGAAAACGGCAGCACCAACACCGGCGACGCGATCTACCTGCGCGGCTTCGACACCTCGGGCAGCCTGTTCGTCGACGGCATCCGCGACATCGGCTCGATCTCGCGCGACATCTTCAACATCGAGCAGATCGACGTGCTGAAGGGGCCGGCCGGCACCGACACGGGCCGCAGCGCCCCGACCGGCTCGATCAACCTCGACACCAAGCAGCCGCAACTGCGCAGCTTCGCCGACGCCTCGCTGCAGGCCGGCACGCAGACTGCGCGCGGCGCCGCCGACCTGAACCAGGTGATCGACCGCGAGCGCGGCATTGCGTTCCGCCTGAACGCGCTCGACCAGGACAACGGCAACCCGGCGCGCGACTTCGTGCGCGACAAGCGCTGGGCGGTGGCGCCGTCGCTGGCGTTCGGCCTGCGTGGCCCGACCCGGCTCTACCTCGACTTCCTGCACGTCAAGCAGGACAACCGTCCGGACGGCGGCGTGCCGACCGTCGGCCTGCCCGGCTACAGCAGCCCGGACCCGAAGCGTCCCTTCATCGCGGCTGCGCCGATGGTCGATCCCGACAACTTCTATGGCGAACTGTCGGACTACGATCACGTGAAGGCCGACATGGCCACCGCGATCCTCGAACACGAGTTCCGCGACGGGCTGCGCCTGCGCAGCACCACGCGCTACGGCAAGACGAAACAGGATTACCTGCTCAGTTCCTTCATGAGCTCGGCCACGACGGTCGCCACGCCGAGCGCCGACCCCTCGACCTGGACCTTCACCCGCACCCTGCGCACCGTGAAGGACCAGGAAAACAAGGTGCTGGCCAACCAGACCACGCTGACCGCGGATTTCAGCACCGGCGCGCTGCGCCACACGCTGGTGTCGGGCCTGGACCTGGTCAGCGAGAAGCAGAAGAACTATGGCTACCTCGGCGCCGGGGTGCTGCTGCCGTCGAATTTCTACCACCCGGATCCGAACGCTCCGGTCGGCGGCCTGAACCTGGTGCGCAGCGGCGCCCGCACCCAGGGCCAGATCGACACCGAGTCGGCCTACTTCCTGGACACGATCAAGCTGGGCGAGCAATGGCTGTTCGGCGCCTCGGTCCGCATCGACCACTTCGACACCAACTACGACGCCGTCACGCTGGCGACCGCCACCGCCAATCCAACGCTGCCGGCCGGCACGCCGGTCCCGTCGCATATCGAGCTGTCGGATAACCTCGTCAGCGGCAAGGTTTCAGGCCTGTACAAGCCGACCGAGAACAGCAGCGTGTACGCGCTGTGGGCGACCTCCAAGAACCCGCCGGGCTCGAACCTGACGCTCAGCGCCAGCGCCAACAGCGCCGCGAATCCGATCTACCAGCCGCAGGTCAGCACCACCACCGAAATCGGCGGCAAGCTGGAACTCATGCACCACAAGCTGGGCCTGAACGCGGCGCTGTACCGCACCGACGTCAAGAACGACGTCGAGCAGGACCCGGTCACGCTGCTGTACTTCCAGAGCGGGCGCAAGCGCGTGCAGGGCGTGGAGCTGTCCGCCACCGGCGAGATCACCAAAGCCTGGTCGGTCAACGCCGGCTACGCCTACATGGACACCAGCGTCGAAGCGGGCAAGGTCGTCACCGCCAGCGGCGAGAACAACCTGTCGTACACCCCGAAGCAGTCGTTCACCAGCTGGACCACCTATGCCTTCCCGTTCGGCCTGAAGGTCGGCGGCGGGGTGCGCTACCAGGGCCGCCTGCTGCGCGGCACCGACGGCGCGGTCGGCACCCCGGCCTATGCCGATGCCTACACGGTGGTCGACGCGATGGCGAGCTATCGGGTGGCGCGCTGGCTGGACTTGCAGCTGAACCTCTACAACCTGTTCGACACGCGCTACGTCGCGGCGATCAACAAGAGCGGCTACCGCTACACGCCGGGCGCGCCGCGCTGGGCCAGCGTGACGGCGAACTTCCACTTCTGA
- a CDS encoding ABC transporter ATP-binding protein/permease encodes MSKPSPSTAASDHDTPPRKKRRRASLSLAAWKQFVRVAKPYWQGEEKGRAWSMLLLLIVLMLVETKVAVMLNDQAGEITSALADKDGDRFWTSVRACLYILAFAVPSYAFYYYMRDVFANQWRRWLTGRFLDGYLNGRKYYALESDAEMDNPDQRICEDIDTFTGRSINFLLIFLSSIMQLVAFSAVLWKISHVLVAVLAVYALTGTVVALTWFGNPLIHLNFWQLRREADFRFSLMRVRENAESIAFYRGEAQERAHIDNRFGKVIHNFARLIKKQRTLNLFQRTFSQLTLVLPSAILAKSVLAGELEVGQAIQAAGAFTAVLGAVGVIVDNFESLSRFVAGIDRLQALSERVLPGMAPAAAGAGAGADSGRPPRIERRPGEQLALQTLTLHPPRSGRVLIKDLDLSLAPGDALLITGDSGCGKSSLLRAIAGLWDTGSGTIHHPPIEDFFFLPQKPYLQAGTLRSQLIYPGTHTDLSDEQLLAILDDVHLPQLVERVGGLDAVQDWEKLLSVGEQQRLAFGRVLVHAPRIVILDEATSALDSANEASLYARLRASGTTLISIAHRAAVLRHHTHVLRLLGEGAWEVHDAAVYDFDAPPATGARAGGAPAQAAPGKTAHAQRAMASA; translated from the coding sequence ATGAGCAAGCCTTCACCCAGCACCGCCGCATCCGACCACGACACCCCGCCACGCAAGAAACGCCGCCGCGCCTCCCTGTCGCTGGCGGCCTGGAAGCAATTCGTCCGGGTCGCCAAGCCTTACTGGCAGGGCGAGGAAAAGGGCAGGGCCTGGAGCATGCTGCTGCTCCTGATCGTGCTGATGCTGGTCGAGACCAAGGTCGCCGTGATGCTCAACGACCAGGCCGGGGAAATCACCTCGGCGCTGGCCGACAAGGATGGCGACCGCTTCTGGACCTCGGTGCGCGCCTGCCTGTACATCCTGGCCTTCGCGGTGCCGAGCTACGCGTTCTACTATTACATGCGCGACGTGTTCGCCAACCAGTGGCGGCGCTGGCTCACCGGCCGCTTCCTGGACGGCTACCTGAACGGGCGCAAGTACTACGCGCTCGAATCCGACGCCGAGATGGACAACCCGGACCAGCGCATCTGCGAAGACATCGACACCTTCACCGGCCGCTCGATCAACTTCCTGCTGATCTTCCTGAGTTCGATCATGCAGCTGGTGGCGTTCAGCGCGGTGCTGTGGAAGATTTCGCACGTGCTGGTGGCGGTGCTGGCGGTGTATGCGCTGACCGGCACCGTGGTCGCGCTGACCTGGTTCGGCAACCCGCTGATCCACCTGAACTTCTGGCAGCTGCGGCGCGAAGCCGATTTCCGCTTCAGCCTGATGCGCGTGCGCGAAAACGCCGAGTCGATCGCGTTTTACCGCGGCGAGGCGCAGGAGCGCGCCCACATCGACAACCGCTTCGGCAAGGTGATCCATAATTTCGCCCGCCTGATCAAGAAGCAGCGCACGCTCAACCTGTTCCAGCGCACCTTCAGCCAGCTGACGCTGGTGCTGCCGAGCGCGATCCTGGCCAAGAGCGTGCTGGCCGGCGAACTCGAAGTCGGGCAGGCGATCCAGGCCGCCGGCGCCTTCACGGCGGTGCTCGGTGCGGTCGGCGTCATCGTCGACAATTTCGAGAGCCTGAGCCGCTTCGTGGCCGGCATCGACCGCCTGCAGGCGCTGTCCGAGCGCGTGCTGCCGGGCATGGCGCCCGCCGCTGCCGGCGCGGGCGCCGGCGCCGACAGCGGGAGGCCGCCGCGCATCGAGCGCCGTCCGGGCGAGCAGCTGGCGCTGCAGACGCTGACGCTGCATCCGCCGCGTTCCGGGCGCGTGCTGATCAAGGACCTCGACCTTTCGCTGGCGCCCGGCGACGCCTTGCTGATCACCGGCGACAGCGGCTGCGGCAAGAGCTCGCTGCTGCGCGCGATCGCCGGCTTGTGGGACACCGGCAGCGGCACCATCCACCATCCGCCGATCGAGGACTTTTTCTTCCTGCCGCAAAAGCCTTACCTGCAGGCGGGTACGCTGCGCAGCCAGCTGATCTATCCCGGCACCCACACCGACCTGAGCGACGAGCAGTTGCTGGCGATCCTGGACGACGTCCACCTGCCGCAGCTGGTCGAACGGGTCGGCGGCCTGGATGCCGTGCAAGATTGGGAAAAGCTGCTGTCGGTCGGCGAGCAGCAGCGCCTGGCGTTCGGGCGCGTGCTGGTGCACGCCCCGCGCATCGTGATCCTGGACGAAGCCACCAGTGCGCTCGACAGCGCCAACGAAGCCTCGCTGTATGCGCGCCTGCGCGCGAGCGGCACGACCCTGATCAGCATCGCCCACCGCGCCGCCGTGCTGCGCCACCACACCCACGTGCTGCGCCTGCTGGGCGAGGGCGCCTGGGAAGTGCACGACGCGGCCGTCTACGATTTCGACGCGCCCCCTGCGACCGGCGCCCGTGCGGGCGGCGCGCCTGCCCAGGCCGCGCCCGGGAAGACGGCGCACGCGCAGCGCGCGATGGCGAGCGCCTAG